From the genome of Pseudomonas sp. gcc21, one region includes:
- a CDS encoding group II truncated hemoglobin — translation MPQFGEGDASFQAAGRYDGIRQLVDDFYQIMDSSEGATVVRRLYPDDLSEARDKLTCFLCGWLGGPRLYRERYGQISIPAFHARWAVDETARDIWLSCMADAIERQDWSEAFKEYLMTQLRVPADRIVLASRAVRDR, via the coding sequence ATGCCGCAGTTTGGTGAGGGTGACGCCTCGTTTCAGGCCGCAGGACGCTACGACGGCATCCGCCAACTGGTAGACGACTTTTATCAGATTATGGACAGCTCCGAGGGAGCGACAGTCGTCCGTCGTCTTTATCCTGATGATCTAAGCGAAGCCCGGGACAAGCTGACTTGCTTTCTCTGTGGCTGGCTGGGCGGTCCGCGACTGTATCGTGAGCGTTACGGTCAGATCAGTATTCCCGCATTTCACGCGCGTTGGGCTGTTGATGAGACGGCGCGGGATATCTGGCTGAGCTGCATGGCAGACGCCATCGAGCGGCAGGATTGGTCGGAGGCGTTCAAGGAATATCTGATGACCCAGCTGAGGGTGCCGGCGGACCGGATAGTGCTGGCTTCGCGGGCGGTCCGGGATCGGTAG
- a CDS encoding DUF2855 family protein yields MTTLTQLQTDKSALERTRIVRSELPTLKAGEALLKITDLAITANNITYAAFGDTPHLRYWSFFPTNAKGWGHMPAWGFAEVVESTVEGVEPGERFYGYWPIATLLVMQPVRVSERGFYDGAPHRLDLTSAYNHYQRTTTDAAYRLENEPYQALLRPLFITSFMLADFLEDNNFFGAKQLLVSSASSKTAYGTAFCLENRDDVKLLGWTSNGNRDFVDSLGCYEKAVTYDELESLDPKVPTLYVDFAGDNALRARVHNHFGDSLVYDCYAGSAQSQDHLDEADKSLPGPQPQPYFAPYQIKKRNTDWGPKEVTRRFNEAQLAFIARVSDAGAPWMNVARHEGFESAQKLIEDLVLGRVNPRDGHVVAVGEK; encoded by the coding sequence ATGACTACTTTAACCCAGCTCCAAACTGATAAATCGGCACTGGAACGCACTCGCATCGTCAGATCCGAACTACCGACGCTCAAAGCCGGCGAGGCGCTGCTGAAAATCACTGATCTGGCGATCACCGCCAATAACATCACCTACGCCGCCTTTGGTGATACGCCGCATCTGCGGTACTGGAGTTTCTTTCCGACTAACGCTAAAGGCTGGGGACACATGCCTGCCTGGGGTTTCGCTGAAGTCGTTGAGTCCACCGTTGAAGGCGTGGAGCCCGGCGAGCGATTCTATGGGTACTGGCCGATCGCGACGCTCCTGGTCATGCAGCCGGTACGCGTCAGCGAGCGCGGTTTCTATGACGGTGCCCCGCATCGGCTGGATCTGACCTCTGCCTATAACCATTACCAGCGCACCACCACTGATGCCGCTTACCGTTTGGAAAACGAGCCCTATCAGGCGCTGTTGCGGCCTCTGTTTATCACTTCGTTCATGCTTGCGGACTTCCTTGAGGACAACAACTTTTTTGGTGCGAAACAGCTCTTGGTCTCCAGCGCTTCGAGCAAGACAGCCTACGGCACAGCCTTCTGTCTGGAAAATCGTGACGACGTGAAGCTGCTGGGCTGGACGTCCAATGGCAATCGCGATTTTGTCGACTCGCTCGGCTGCTATGAAAAAGCCGTGACCTATGACGAACTGGAATCGCTGGACCCGAAGGTGCCGACGCTCTATGTGGACTTTGCCGGCGATAATGCGCTGCGCGCCCGCGTGCATAACCATTTCGGCGACTCCCTGGTTTACGACTGCTACGCCGGTTCTGCCCAGTCGCAGGATCACCTCGACGAAGCCGACAAGAGCCTGCCAGGTCCGCAGCCGCAGCCTTACTTTGCGCCCTATCAGATCAAGAAACGCAACACCGATTGGGGGCCGAAGGAAGTCACGCGCCGTTTCAATGAAGCGCAACTGGCTTTCATTGCCCGCGTGAGCGATGCAGGCGCGCCGTGGATGAACGTCGCTCGCCATGAGGGCTTCGAGTCGGCTCAAAAGCTGATCGAGGATCTGGTTCTGGGGCGGGTCAACCCGCGTGACGGACACGTCGTTGCGGTAGGTGAAAAGTAA
- a CDS encoding DUF488 family protein has translation MAFPETVWTIGHSTRSIEQLVAVLQHYRIEAVADVRRFPGSRRLPQFGSEALQASLARHGIAYELITELGGRRRPAADSVNTAWRNTSFRGYADHVSSEEFRTGLQRLCELAMQHRTTMMCAEVLWWRCHRSLVSDVLKVAGSSVVHIQDEQNSTEHPFTRPARLYKGTLTYDSTKGEPLNEKERSQGIQTQLDI, from the coding sequence ATGGCGTTTCCCGAAACCGTCTGGACAATCGGTCATTCAACCCGCTCGATCGAACAATTAGTCGCGGTGCTTCAGCACTACAGGATCGAAGCAGTCGCTGATGTGCGCCGCTTCCCTGGCTCTCGACGACTGCCTCAGTTCGGTAGCGAGGCCCTGCAGGCGAGCCTGGCACGTCACGGCATCGCATACGAGCTGATTACAGAACTGGGCGGTCGGCGACGCCCTGCCGCGGATTCGGTTAACACTGCTTGGCGCAACACCTCCTTCAGAGGATATGCCGATCATGTTTCGAGTGAGGAATTCAGGACCGGACTGCAGCGCTTGTGCGAGCTTGCTATGCAGCACCGCACCACGATGATGTGCGCCGAAGTGCTATGGTGGCGCTGTCACCGCTCGCTGGTGTCGGATGTGCTGAAGGTGGCAGGCAGCAGCGTCGTGCACATTCAGGATGAGCAAAACAGCACTGAACATCCCTTCACGCGTCCCGCCCGCTTGTACAAAGGCACACTCACCTACGATTCAACGAAAGGCGAGCCTTTGAACGAGAAAGAGCGGAGCCAGGGAATCCAGACGCAACTGGATATCTAG
- a CDS encoding NarK/NasA family nitrate transporter: protein MNKSFWNAGHTPTLFAAFLYFDLSFMVWYLLGPLAVQIATDLALTAQQRGMMVATPILAGAILRLVLGYLADRASPKTAGITGQLVVISALLFAWLMGINSYNQALLLGVGLGFAGAAFAVALPLASQWYPAEHQGTAMGIAGAGNSGTVLAALFAPGLAYLFGWQNVFGLALIPLVATLIIFILVARNAPARPKPKAARDYLKALSDRDSWWFMFFYSITFGGFIGLASALPGYFNDQYGLDPVTAGYYTAACVMAGSFMRPLGGALADRVGGVTALSCMYAVAALCIAIVGLNLSNSFAALALFVAAMLGLGAGNGAVFQLVPQRFHGEIGVMTGLIGMAGGVGGFVLAAGLGTLKQYTGDYQLALWLFAGLGMLAWISLLNVKYRWRTTWGSSGMTAARV, encoded by the coding sequence ATGAATAAGAGCTTCTGGAACGCAGGTCACACGCCCACGCTGTTTGCCGCCTTTCTATACTTCGATCTGAGCTTCATGGTTTGGTATTTGCTAGGCCCATTGGCGGTGCAGATTGCCACGGATCTGGCCCTCACTGCACAGCAGCGGGGCATGATGGTCGCTACGCCGATTCTTGCCGGCGCCATCCTGCGGCTGGTTTTGGGCTATCTGGCGGACCGCGCTTCACCCAAGACAGCCGGGATTACCGGCCAGCTGGTGGTGATCAGCGCGCTGCTTTTCGCCTGGTTGATGGGTATCAACAGCTATAACCAAGCGCTATTGCTTGGGGTTGGTCTGGGCTTCGCCGGCGCGGCTTTTGCCGTGGCGCTGCCGCTCGCGTCGCAGTGGTATCCCGCGGAGCACCAGGGCACCGCTATGGGCATCGCTGGCGCGGGCAATTCCGGTACAGTGCTGGCGGCGCTGTTCGCGCCTGGTCTGGCCTACCTGTTCGGCTGGCAGAATGTGTTCGGCCTTGCGCTTATTCCACTGGTCGCGACGCTGATTATTTTCATCCTCGTGGCGCGTAACGCTCCTGCGCGCCCGAAGCCAAAGGCGGCGCGGGATTATCTCAAGGCCCTAAGCGACAGGGACAGCTGGTGGTTCATGTTCTTCTACAGCATCACCTTTGGTGGTTTCATTGGTCTGGCCAGCGCCCTCCCCGGTTATTTCAATGATCAGTACGGACTGGATCCCGTCACTGCGGGCTATTACACCGCAGCCTGCGTCATGGCCGGCAGCTTCATGCGCCCCCTCGGCGGTGCGCTGGCCGACCGGGTCGGCGGCGTGACTGCTCTGTCATGCATGTATGCGGTAGCCGCGCTGTGTATAGCCATCGTCGGCCTCAACCTGTCGAACTCCTTTGCTGCTCTGGCCCTGTTCGTCGCAGCCATGCTTGGGCTCGGTGCAGGCAATGGCGCTGTTTTCCAGCTGGTTCCGCAACGCTTTCATGGAGAGATTGGCGTCATGACCGGGCTTATCGGTATGGCTGGCGGTGTCGGCGGCTTTGTCCTGGCCGCAGGCCTCGGCACGCTCAAGCAGTACACCGGGGATTACCAACTGGCCCTGTGGCTGTTTGCGGGGTTGGGCATGCTCGCCTGGATCAGCCTGCTGAACGTGAAATACCGCTGGAGGACCACATGGGGTTCATCAGGGATGACGGCGGCGCGGGTCTGA
- a CDS encoding VOC family protein produces the protein METLELHRGRLIDHIQLVVRDLAAAERFYTAVLDVLGVPLGGREDGLFWADELVVSSADSPAALGELTGRQHLAFQANNPEQVDRFYRAALANGGTDNGAPGDRDYHPGYYAAFVLDPEGNNIEAVYHGEANRSAASVHITFDAD, from the coding sequence ATGGAAACTCTGGAACTCCATCGCGGCAGGCTGATCGATCATATCCAGCTCGTCGTGCGTGACCTGGCTGCGGCGGAGCGCTTTTACACGGCCGTGCTGGATGTTCTGGGCGTGCCGCTGGGCGGGCGAGAAGACGGGCTTTTCTGGGCGGACGAGCTGGTCGTGTCGAGCGCGGATTCCCCCGCGGCGCTTGGCGAACTGACCGGTCGCCAACATCTCGCTTTCCAAGCAAACAATCCGGAGCAGGTGGACCGTTTTTACCGCGCTGCCCTTGCCAACGGCGGCACCGACAACGGCGCGCCAGGTGACCGCGACTACCATCCCGGATACTACGCCGCCTTTGTGCTGGACCCTGAGGGTAACAACATCGAAGCCGTGTACCATGGTGAAGCCAACCGTAGCGCTGCCTCGGTGCATATCACCTTTGATGCAGACTGA
- a CDS encoding lysozyme inhibitor LprI family protein — translation MKSFIAGSMLVLSSQVMAGSECGRFISDADIIDCVTQESEGADASLDDAFRSLLGELESQGQDDPNALKAQELLVRAQNQWTAFRKTDCDARFAINQGGSVRLPAYQLCMSDHAQQREQQLKGFFD, via the coding sequence ATGAAATCTTTTATCGCTGGCAGCATGCTGGTGTTGTCGTCGCAGGTGATGGCTGGCAGCGAATGCGGCCGATTTATCTCGGATGCAGACATCATCGACTGCGTGACGCAGGAAAGTGAAGGTGCAGACGCAAGCCTCGATGATGCGTTCAGGTCACTGCTCGGTGAGCTCGAATCCCAAGGCCAGGACGATCCGAACGCATTGAAAGCACAGGAATTGCTGGTCCGTGCGCAGAATCAATGGACAGCGTTTCGCAAGACGGATTGCGATGCTCGATTCGCTATCAATCAGGGCGGATCGGTACGCCTTCCTGCTTATCAGCTGTGCATGTCCGACCATGCGCAGCAGCGCGAGCAGCAGCTCAAGGGTTTTTTCGATTGA
- the atzF gene encoding allophanate hydrolase, producing the protein MPINTFDLRLDTLRLAYSEGQLTPRELIRSLRDRAEALNPDFNLFIHLLSPAELEPYLDALDGKRPADLPLFGIPFAIKDNIDLAGVPTTAACPAFAYTPNRSATLVEQLIALGAIPLGKTNLDQFATGLNGTRSPYGECRNSVHPDYPSGGSSAGSSLAVALGVASFTLGTDTAGSGRVPAALNNLVGLKPSKGLLSTAGVVPACRTLDCVTYFTATAQEASQLLALTAKVDPRDQYSRKNPLWNDSSAFGAVTSFRFGVPAQPEFLGCPESPGLFDKTIADLQAMGGEPVEIDFAPFVEAAKLLYEGPWVAERYSVAGELIERQPEAVLPVIRAVLEQAPGTTAVQAFRAQYRLQELKVMCDAIMASVDCVLTPAFPRPVTLEELHAEPVKRNADLGYYTNFMNMLDFAAVAVPAGFMSNSLPWGVTLFGRVFTDQYLLSLAAGLQRQHGLPLVGRTRLSAPPPQQPARSDRARLVVCGAHLEGLPLNWQLQQRGGRLVEATRSAPDYRLYALAGGPPYRPGMLRVAEDGAAIDVEVWELPSSELGSFLTGIPAPLGLGKVQLEDGRWETGFICDPYGLAGAEDITGFGGWRAYLASKSQQPPLPITA; encoded by the coding sequence ATGCCAATAAATACCTTTGATCTGCGTTTGGACACCCTGCGCCTCGCTTACAGCGAAGGTCAGTTGACCCCGCGCGAACTGATACGCAGCCTGCGCGACCGGGCCGAAGCCTTGAACCCGGACTTCAACCTTTTCATCCATCTGCTCAGTCCGGCTGAACTGGAGCCCTATCTGGATGCGCTGGATGGCAAGCGGCCCGCCGACCTACCCCTCTTCGGCATACCCTTCGCCATCAAGGACAATATTGACCTGGCCGGGGTGCCGACCACCGCGGCCTGCCCCGCCTTTGCCTACACGCCCAATCGCAGCGCTACCCTGGTCGAGCAGCTGATTGCCCTGGGCGCAATTCCGCTGGGCAAGACCAACCTCGATCAGTTCGCCACGGGGCTTAACGGCACACGCTCGCCCTACGGTGAATGCCGCAACAGTGTGCATCCTGATTATCCTTCGGGCGGGTCAAGCGCCGGGTCTTCACTGGCCGTCGCCCTGGGTGTGGCCAGTTTCACGCTGGGTACAGACACTGCCGGCTCCGGCCGCGTGCCTGCAGCGCTGAACAACCTGGTCGGGCTCAAGCCCAGCAAGGGCTTGCTGTCCACCGCTGGCGTCGTTCCGGCGTGCCGCACATTGGACTGCGTGACATACTTTACTGCCACCGCGCAGGAGGCCAGCCAGCTGTTGGCGCTCACTGCCAAAGTTGACCCGCGTGACCAGTACAGCCGCAAAAACCCATTGTGGAATGACAGCTCAGCCTTCGGCGCAGTAACGTCTTTCCGCTTTGGGGTACCCGCGCAGCCAGAGTTTCTCGGTTGCCCAGAAAGCCCGGGGCTGTTCGACAAGACCATCGCCGACCTGCAAGCCATGGGCGGCGAGCCGGTCGAGATCGATTTCGCACCCTTTGTGGAAGCAGCCAAGCTGTTGTACGAGGGCCCCTGGGTCGCGGAGCGTTACAGTGTCGCTGGCGAACTGATCGAGCGACAGCCGGAGGCGGTACTGCCCGTGATTCGCGCCGTACTCGAACAGGCTCCTGGTACCACCGCAGTGCAGGCGTTTCGTGCCCAGTACCGGTTGCAGGAACTCAAGGTCATGTGTGATGCAATCATGGCGAGCGTCGACTGTGTATTGACCCCGGCCTTCCCGCGTCCGGTAACTCTGGAGGAATTGCACGCCGAACCGGTCAAGCGCAACGCTGATCTGGGTTATTACACCAATTTCATGAACATGCTCGACTTTGCAGCCGTAGCCGTACCAGCGGGCTTTATGAGTAATAGCTTGCCCTGGGGCGTCACGCTGTTCGGACGGGTCTTCACCGACCAGTACCTGCTCAGCCTCGCTGCCGGCCTGCAACGACAACATGGGCTACCTCTGGTGGGCAGGACCCGACTCAGCGCGCCGCCACCGCAGCAGCCAGCGCGCAGCGATCGCGCGCGGCTGGTTGTCTGTGGCGCTCATCTGGAGGGACTTCCGCTTAATTGGCAACTGCAGCAACGTGGCGGCCGACTGGTCGAAGCCACCCGCAGCGCACCGGATTACCGGCTCTATGCACTAGCCGGCGGACCGCCCTATCGTCCAGGCATGTTGCGCGTGGCAGAAGACGGTGCCGCCATTGATGTGGAGGTGTGGGAATTACCAAGCAGCGAGCTGGGCTCCTTTCTGACCGGCATACCCGCCCCGCTGGGTCTGGGTAAGGTACAGCTCGAAGACGGCCGGTGGGAGACGGGATTCATCTGCGATCCCTACGGGCTGGCGGGTGCCGAGGACATTACCGGTTTCGGTGGGTGGCGCGCTTATCTAGCCAGTAAAAGCCAGCAACCACCCCTACCGATAACTGCCTGA
- a CDS encoding pyrimidine dimer DNA glycosylase/endonuclease V gives MRLWTLHPKYLDPKGLVALWREGLLARAVLNNQTKGYKQHPQLERFRSHPEPLAAIDAYLALVLAEAHSRGYRFDISKIDPSLTAAPITATTGQMECEWVHLLNKLQIRSPDLHKRWLEIANPDCHPLFVMTPGPVASWERAPIVIS, from the coding sequence ATGCGACTCTGGACACTGCATCCCAAATACCTCGATCCAAAAGGCCTCGTGGCGCTGTGGCGTGAAGGCTTGTTGGCCCGCGCGGTTCTGAACAATCAGACGAAGGGCTATAAACAACATCCTCAGCTTGAGCGCTTCCGATCGCACCCGGAGCCGCTTGCGGCGATTGATGCCTATCTTGCGCTGGTACTTGCTGAAGCACATTCCCGAGGCTACCGCTTCGATATCAGCAAGATTGACCCTTCTCTGACCGCTGCGCCCATCACTGCCACTACCGGCCAGATGGAATGCGAATGGGTCCACCTATTGAACAAGCTACAAATTCGTAGCCCGGATTTGCATAAGCGCTGGCTTGAGATTGCCAACCCCGATTGCCATCCCCTCTTCGTCATGACGCCCGGCCCGGTCGCGTCCTGGGAACGGGCACCCATTGTTATCAGCTAG
- a CDS encoding TetR/AcrR family transcriptional regulator has translation MQAIFDTYVRIWQRDGWERISTRAIALECGIAVGTLYDYFPSKMALHSGYIRHCIEALIQQVEQTVVEPEALCWEERVHRLLQLVCGVERSGLPWYHPKLLGLEPTVAEHKHQQRAHDELKQMWGRVFRACTDLPRPVSAETIEALHLAVWGGRRYSILLELGEDEVRSWASEMERMCRGVVLGGE, from the coding sequence GTGCAGGCAATTTTTGACACCTATGTTCGGATTTGGCAGCGCGATGGCTGGGAGCGCATCAGCACCCGCGCCATCGCTCTGGAATGCGGCATTGCGGTGGGTACGCTGTACGATTATTTCCCCAGCAAGATGGCTCTGCACTCCGGCTATATCCGTCACTGCATCGAGGCGCTTATTCAGCAAGTCGAGCAGACTGTAGTCGAACCAGAAGCTCTGTGCTGGGAGGAACGCGTCCACCGCTTGTTGCAGCTGGTGTGTGGCGTCGAACGATCCGGCCTGCCCTGGTATCACCCGAAGCTCCTGGGACTGGAACCAACGGTCGCGGAGCACAAACATCAGCAACGGGCGCATGATGAACTCAAACAAATGTGGGGGCGTGTATTTCGGGCCTGCACAGACCTGCCCCGTCCGGTCAGCGCTGAAACCATCGAGGCACTGCATCTGGCTGTGTGGGGCGGCCGGCGCTACAGCATTCTGTTGGAGCTGGGTGAGGATGAGGTTCGGAGTTGGGCAAGTGAGATGGAGCGGATGTGTCGGGGAGTGGTTTTGGGAGGTGAGTGA
- a CDS encoding DUF2945 domain-containing protein, producing the protein MAHKFKVGDHVSWNSEAGRVSGTITKVHTSDTTYKGHTRRASEDAPQYEIKSDKTDHIAMHKEDALRKLK; encoded by the coding sequence ATGGCGCATAAATTCAAGGTCGGTGACCACGTCAGCTGGAATTCCGAAGCCGGGAGGGTCAGCGGCACCATTACCAAGGTGCACACCTCCGACACCACGTACAAAGGGCATACCCGACGAGCAAGCGAAGACGCGCCGCAATATGAGATCAAGAGCGACAAGACCGATCACATCGCCATGCACAAGGAAGATGCGCTCAGGAAGCTGAAGTAA
- the ilvD gene encoding dihydroxy-acid dehydratase: protein MADQKDDMRKYSSQVVDGVETAPARAMLRAVGFTEDDFSKPQVGIASTWANVTPCNMHINRLAEDAGRGVDANGGKSVIFNTITISDGIANGTEGMKYSLVSREVIADSIETVAGCEGFDGLVAIGGCDKNMPGCLIGMARLNRPSIFVYGGTIKPGANHTDIISVFEAVGQHAKGDIDLLQVKQIEETAIPGPGSCGGMYTANTMASAIEALGMSLPGSSAQNAVSLDKNEDCINAGRQVLELLRQDIKPRDIITRKAFENAIRVVIALAGSTNAVLHLLAMAHAVDVELTLDDFTEIGKTTPVLADLRPSGQYMMSELVEIGGIQPLMKRLLDAGLLHGDTLTVTGKTLAENLADVKDYPEGQQIIRPFSEPVKKDSHLVILHGNLSPDGAVAKITGKEGLQFAGNARVYHGEEAALAGILDGHVVAGDVVVIRYEGPKGGPGMREMLSPTSAIMGKGLGKDVALITDGRFSGGSHGFVVGHITPEAFDGGPIALVEDGDRISINAETREITLDVADTELAKRRAKWRRPAPLYQRGVLAKYAKLVSSASEGAVTDK from the coding sequence ATGGCGGACCAAAAAGACGACATGCGCAAATATTCATCCCAGGTAGTGGATGGCGTCGAAACCGCCCCGGCTCGCGCCATGCTTCGTGCCGTGGGCTTTACTGAAGACGATTTCAGCAAGCCGCAGGTCGGCATCGCCTCGACCTGGGCCAACGTGACGCCCTGCAACATGCACATCAACCGGCTTGCCGAAGATGCCGGGCGCGGCGTAGACGCCAATGGCGGCAAGAGTGTCATCTTCAACACCATTACTATTTCCGATGGCATTGCCAACGGCACCGAAGGCATGAAGTATTCGCTGGTGTCCCGTGAGGTAATCGCCGACTCGATCGAAACCGTTGCCGGCTGCGAGGGCTTTGACGGCCTGGTTGCCATTGGCGGCTGCGACAAGAATATGCCCGGCTGTCTGATCGGCATGGCGCGGCTGAATCGCCCTTCCATTTTTGTTTATGGCGGCACCATCAAACCGGGCGCTAATCACACCGATATCATTTCTGTGTTTGAAGCCGTCGGGCAGCATGCCAAGGGTGATATCGACCTGCTGCAGGTGAAGCAGATCGAAGAAACCGCCATTCCCGGACCGGGCTCCTGCGGTGGCATGTATACGGCCAACACCATGGCGTCGGCCATTGAGGCGCTGGGCATGTCGCTGCCCGGCTCCTCTGCACAGAACGCGGTCTCGCTGGACAAGAACGAGGACTGCATCAATGCCGGGCGACAGGTGTTGGAGTTGCTCAGACAGGACATCAAGCCGCGGGACATCATCACCCGCAAGGCCTTTGAAAATGCCATCCGCGTGGTGATTGCGCTGGCCGGCTCGACCAATGCCGTGCTGCATCTATTGGCCATGGCCCATGCGGTGGACGTGGAGCTGACTCTGGATGATTTCACCGAGATCGGCAAAACCACACCGGTGCTCGCCGACCTGCGCCCCAGCGGCCAGTATATGATGTCCGAGCTGGTTGAGATTGGCGGCATACAACCGTTGATGAAACGTCTGCTGGATGCGGGTTTATTACACGGCGACACGCTGACGGTCACCGGCAAGACGCTGGCTGAGAACCTCGCCGATGTGAAGGACTACCCCGAGGGCCAGCAAATCATTCGGCCTTTCTCCGAGCCAGTTAAAAAGGACTCTCATCTGGTGATCCTCCACGGCAATCTGTCTCCGGACGGCGCCGTGGCGAAGATCACCGGCAAGGAAGGACTGCAGTTTGCAGGTAATGCCCGCGTCTACCACGGTGAGGAAGCCGCGCTAGCTGGCATTCTGGACGGCCATGTGGTTGCCGGGGACGTAGTGGTAATCCGCTATGAAGGCCCTAAAGGCGGGCCCGGTATGCGCGAAATGCTATCCCCGACCTCTGCGATCATGGGCAAGGGGCTCGGCAAAGACGTCGCACTGATCACCGATGGTCGCTTCTCCGGCGGCTCTCATGGGTTCGTAGTTGGCCACATAACACCGGAAGCTTTCGACGGTGGACCCATCGCTCTGGTAGAAGATGGCGACCGCATCAGTATCAATGCTGAAACCCGGGAGATCACGCTGGACGTAGCAGACACTGAGCTTGCCAAGCGCCGAGCCAAATGGCGCAGGCCCGCTCCGCTGTATCAGCGCGGCGTGCTGGCCAAGTATGCGAAGCTGGTGTCGAGTGCTTCAGAGGGTGCCGTTACTGATAAATAG